In Hoplias malabaricus isolate fHopMal1 chromosome 6, fHopMal1.hap1, whole genome shotgun sequence, a single window of DNA contains:
- the si:dkey-89b17.4 gene encoding zinc finger protein 646 isoform X1 has product MAMHDMNRAKGYPCKECDMICSSTPSLLEHTKAHYHQEGNVRFECEQCGRIFKHASSLASHKKSHEMGSFQCPVCTRTLPNAVALKNHLRIHTLSPSAQTEEENEDGVDEDRDYGLAQDLSDTGFRGHLNSSGMMPGHDHDKQKSPGSEDAWDRPFKCDQCDRTYRHHGSLVNHKKAHQEGTYKCAICYKQFSNLAALNAHERTHSKFKPPGMSMGSLVQDSSNPRPPAPQSDDIAACFCHLCQVSLPNKNDFQEHILLHNAASSSLGLTRSFPGIVPHNLSTVRSSAINPYTPALGDPLPLPPLPDKRYDQMLGPPVNSAIYTCAYCGSGHPDLESLKIHYLTHEPHPTSHAQEGPSVLNSDGLGSNSQPSVSSSSGHSRAQQQSSPSIDDADRRFKCQECGKSYRHAGSLVNHKRCHQTGQYQCNICCKEYPHLAALQSHLRSHKGRPNSQSLGSEGDWLSSEPVTGLDSQQSFVHSQDQENGTTTPISLPGNLGDAAHFVSDGGHSSGLDSLEFHDRFDGSLAQGNSSHSPLPQNHRQTDRHMCSESSNMSNGYIGGMSFHNSGSTSLSGGSNNLKEGSRQRRGQDQHYGGGKRMENKDDDGEVYQCTVCGNHYASLRALRSHLRSHGINQGAGPSSALSPIGEQEWRRRPEGSQSGLLVCNVCGQSFSRKQDLLNHQLVHGPPRPDGSTQGLGGSSSNANGKMDGRNHICVDCGMFFADRHHLITHLCPGKARGGSLSKNMNGGKGMTGGAGTSSGVDHRQMADDRPHRCDQCGRGYRHPCSLLNHKKSHKTGVFRCLVCQKRYYNLLALKNHQRTHFDLKRHKCEECGKAFKIQKQLINHLRLHEEHRAKTGVRDHRVQSMNQHNGARYEGGPSQMQPMRMGDPKMQNQQMAPNYGQPQGYKKPYAGARAQQVDDGSGRRPFACDQCGRTYRHAGSLANHKNLHKIGEYHCNMCNSTYPNRLAMKNHLRMHFALKKFSCTECGRGFRNQRQLEMHTSNQLCKDLPGPSVVPPQLPPPPSYECNGCSDRFSTTTELASHSCTAQLPSSSACSSSVSLNSSGLSMDTVDLGSPEREERPFTCDLCGCSYKHASSLLNHKNTHKTGNFSCSYCDKPYTNYMALRNHMRIHTQKKRHICTTCGKAFRLARFLRNHQRVHEEGHTRFGCPTCGKSFQGRSGLARHRCGDNQVGIEGRRNDTAGTTEQEECRFTCEQCGRSYRHASSLLNHKNTHTVGIYHCAVCLKTYSNLLALKNHRRIHSETRRHRCPECGKGFRVSSQLQNHRRIHQKEREFACTQCQRSFPSQSSFRLHLQMQHGRGHKSSHHHHHHHHHHHQQHHQHSASSSGSSDLGWGSGLDLTLMQAQGLDPNGVSKPGSSRQQHHHQHHNVSSHKSHVCDQCGRGYRHASSLLNHKNSHKAGAYFCNSCQKEFSNLMAYKNHRRIHTEPKRYQCPDCGKAFRVSTQLVCHRRIHTKEKPFSCQQCDKRFSSKSNLRHHQKVHWNSSAPTSTIAMGAAGFLGMPSGAFL; this is encoded by the exons ATGGCTATGCATGATATGAATCGTGCCAAGGGTTACCCTTGCAAAGAATGCGACATGATATGCTCAAGTACACCTAGCCTCCTGGAGCACACGAAAGCCCACTATCACCAAGAGGGAAATGTCAGATTTGAATGTGAACAGTGTGGACGCATTTTCAAACACGCCAGTAGCTTGGCATCACACAAAAAGTCCCACGAAATGGGTTCGTTCCAGTGCCCAGTGTGCACCAGAACACTGCCCAATGCAGTAGCGCTGAAGAACCACCTCCGCATTCACACTCTGTCTCCTAGTGCACAAACTGAAGAGGAGAATGAGGATGGTGTTGATGAAGATAGGGATTATGGTTTAGCACAAGATCTTTCTGACACAGGTTTCCGGGGCCACCTGAACAGCAGCGGAATGATGCCCGGACATGACCACGACAAGCAGAAATCACCGGGATCCGAAGATGCTTGGGACAGGCCGTTCAAGTGTGACCAGTGTGACAGGACCTACCGGCATCATGGCAGTTTAGTCAACCACAAGAAGGCCCATCAGGAAGGCACTTACAAGTGTGCCATCTGTTACAAACAGTTCAGCAACCTGGCAGCCCTCAACGCCCACGAACGCACCCACTCAAAGTTTAAACCCCCTGGGATGTCCATGGGGAGCCTGGTGCAAGATTCATCTAATCCTCGCCCCCCTGCCCCCCAAAGTGACGACATAGCAGCCTGCTTTTGCCACCTTTGCCAGGTTTCCCTGCCCAATAAAAATGACTTTCAGGAGCACATTCTGTTACACAACGCAGCGTCATCTTCGCTGGGGCTGACGCGAAGTTTCCCTGGGATAGTGCCACATAATCTCAGCACTGTCCGATCTTCGGCAATCAACCCCTACACCCCAGCTCTTGGGGACCCTCTTCCCCTCCCACCCTTACCTGACAAACGTTATGATCAGATGCTAGGGCCTCCTGTCAATAGTGCAATTTACACTTGCGCATACTGTGGGTCTGGACATCCTGATTTAGAAAGCCTCAAAATTCACTACCTGACTCATGAACCTCACCCGACATCCCACGCTCAAGAGGGTCCTTCTGTTTTAAATTCCGATGGCCTGGGGTCAAATTCCCAGCCATCAGTGTCCTCATCCAGCGGGCACTCCAGGGCCCAGCAGCAGTCATCTCCATCCATTGATGACGCTGACCGCAGATTCAAGTGTCAAGAGTGTGGGAAAAGCTATCGGCACGCTGGGAGTCTAGTCAACCACAAGCGCTGCCATCAGACAGGACAGTACCAGTGCAACATTTGCTGCAAGGAGTATCCTCACCTTGCAGCCCTCCAGAGTCATCTGCGCAGTCACAAAGGTCGACCGAATTCCCAGAGTCTGGGCTCAGAAGGTGACTGGCTGTCGTCTGAACCCGTAACAGGCCTAGATTCCCAGCAAAGCTTTGTGCATTCTCAGGATCAGGAGAATGGCACAACAACACCCATCTCGCTTCCTGGTAACCTCGGGGACGCAGCCCATTTTGTCTCAGATGGTGGTCATAGTAGTGGCTTGGATTCGCTGGAGTTCCATGACAGGTTTGATGGCTCGCTTGCTCAGGGTAACTCCAGCCATTCTCCTCTTCCACAGAACCATCGCCAGACAGACCGGCACATGTGCTCTGAGTCAAGCAATATGTCCAATGGTTACATCGGTGGCATGAGCTTCCACAATTCGGGGAGCACCTCTTTGTCTGGAGGTAGCAACAACCTTAAAGAAGGCAGCCGGCAGAGACGCGGACAAGATCAGCATTACGGAGGAGGAAAGAGAATGGAGAACAAAGACGATGATGGAGAGGTCTACCAGTGCACAGTCTGTGGGAACCATTACGCCAGTCTCCGGGCTCTCCGCAGTCACCTGCGCAGCCATGGTATAAACCAAGGTGCAGGACCTTCCTCTGCCCTCTCACCCATAGGTGAGCAAGAGTGGAGGAGGCGACCAGAAGGTAGTCAGTCCGGTCTACTGGTCTGTAATGTCTGTGGCCAGAGTTTTAGCAGAAagcaggacctgctcaatcaccaGCTGGTCCATGGACCTCCCCGGCCCGACGGATCGACGCAGGGCTTGGGGGGCAGCAGCTCTAATGCTAATGGCAAAATGGATGGAAGGAACCACATTTGCGTTGACTGTGGCATGTTCTTTGCAGATCGCCATCACCTGATCACTCACCTGTGTCCAGGCAAGGCAAGAGGCGGATCCCTGAGCAAAAACATGAACGGAGGCAAAGGGATGACTGGTGGTGCTGGGACCAGCAGTGGCGTGGACCACCGGCAGATGGCCGATGATCGCCCCCACAGGTGCGACCAGTGCGGTAGGGGTTACAGACACCCCTGCTCCCTTCTCAACCACAAGAAATCACACAAGACTGGGGTCTTCCGCTGCCTTGTCTGCCAAAAACGCTACTACAACCTGCTGGCTCTCAAGAACCACCAGAGGACTCATTTTGACTTAAAGAG GCAcaagtgtgaggagtgtggcaaaGCCTTCAAGATCCAGAAGCAACTGATTAATCACCTGCGACTTCACGAAGAGCACCGAGCCAAGACTGGAGTGCGTGACCATCGAGTCCAAAGCATGAACCAACACAACGGAGCTCGCTATGAGGGGGGACCATCCCAGATGCAGCCCATGAGGATGGGTGACCCCAAGATGCAGAACCAGCAAATGGCCCCCAATTACGGCCAACCTCAAGGTTACAAGAAACCGTACGCTGGGGCCAGGGCTCAGCAGGTAGACGATGGCAGCGGCCGACGCCCCTTCGCCTGCGACCAGTGTGGACGCACCTACCGCCACGCCGGCAGCCTTGCGAACCACAAGAACCTGCACAAGATTGGCGAGTACCACTGTAACATGTGTAACTCCACATACCCAAACCGCTTGGCTATGAAGAACCACCTCCGCATGCATTTCGCTCTTAAGAAATTTTCCTGCACTGAATGCGGCAGGGGGTTTAGGAACCAGAGGCAGCTCGAGATGCACACTTCCAACCAGCTGTGCAAGGATCTTCCCGGTCCCAGCGTGGTGCCGCCACAgctccctcctcctcccagCTATGAGTGCAATGGCTGCTCGGATCGTTTCTCCACCACCACCGAGCTTGCCTCCCACAGCTGCACCGCCCAGCTTCCCTCATCCTCCGCTTgctcctcctctgtctctctgaacAGCTCCGGCTTGAGCATGGACACAGTGGACCTCGGCTCCCCCGAGCGCGAGGAGAGGCCTTTTACTTGCGACCTCTGTGGCTGTTCCTACAAGCATGCCAGCAGCCTGCTGAACCACAAGAACACGCACAAGACCGGCAACTTCAGCTGCTCCTATTGCGACAAGCCATACACCAACTACATGGCACTGCGTAACCACATGCGCATCCACACGCAGAAGAAACGCCACATCTGCACCACCTGCGGCAAGGCTTTCCGGCTGGCTCGCTTCCTCCGCAACCACCAGAGGGTCCACGAGGAAGGCCACACCCGCTTCGGCTGCCCCACCTGTGGGAAGAGTTTCCAGGGCCGCTCTGGGCTCGCCCGGCACCGCTGCGGGGACAACCAGGTAGGCATCGAGGGCAGGAGGAACGACACTGCAGGCACAACAGAGCAAGAAGAGTGCCGGTTCAC ATGTGAGCAGTGTGGCCGTTCCTACCGGCATGCCAGCTCTCTCCTGAACCACAAAAATACCCACACAGTCGGCATCTACCATTGCGCAGTGTGCCTCAAAACCTACTCCAACCTGCTCGCCCTCAAGAACCACCGTCGCATCCATTCGGAGACGCGAAGGCACCGCTGCCCTGAGTGCGGCAAGGGCTTTCGCGTCTCCTCTCAACTCCAGAACCACCGCCGCATCCACCAGAAGGAGCGAGAGTTTGCCTGTACCCAGTGCCAGCGCAGCTTCCCGAGCCAATCCAGCTTTCGTCTGCATTTACAGATGCAGCATGGGCGAGGCCACAAATcttcacaccaccaccaccaccaccaccatcatcaccatcagcAGCACCACCAACACTCGGCGTCTTCATCCGGGAGCTCCGATCTCGGCTGGGGCTCGGGACTGGACCTGACTTTGATGCAGGCGCAGGGACTGGACCCAAATGGCGTCTCCAAACCTGGCTCCAGCCGCCAGCAGCACCACCACCAGCATCACAACGTTTCCAGCCACAAGTCGCATGTCTGTGACCAGTGTGGCCGGGGATACCGGCACGCCAGCTCGCTGCTGAACCACAAGAACAGTCACAAGGCCGGTGCCTACTTCTGCAACTCCTGCCAGAAGGAGTTCTCCAACCTGATGGCATACAAGAACCACAGACGCATCCACACAGAGCCCAAACGATATCAGTGTCCAGACTGCGGCAAGGCCTTCCGGGTCTCCACGCAGCTCGTCTGCCACCGTCGCATACATACCAAGGAAAAGCCCTTCTCCTGCCAGCAGTGTGACAAACGTTTCTCCAGCAAATCCAACCTTCGGCACCACCAGAAGGTCCACTGGAACAGCTCGGCGCCCACCAGCACCATCGCCATGGGCGCCGCCGGCTTCTTGGGTATGCCCTCGGGGGCTTTTCTATAA
- the si:dkey-89b17.4 gene encoding zinc finger protein 62 homolog isoform X2, giving the protein MMPGHDHDKQKSPGSEDAWDRPFKCDQCDRTYRHHGSLVNHKKAHQEGTYKCAICYKQFSNLAALNAHERTHSKFKPPGMSMGSLVQDSSNPRPPAPQSDDIAACFCHLCQVSLPNKNDFQEHILLHNAASSSLGLTRSFPGIVPHNLSTVRSSAINPYTPALGDPLPLPPLPDKRYDQMLGPPVNSAIYTCAYCGSGHPDLESLKIHYLTHEPHPTSHAQEGPSVLNSDGLGSNSQPSVSSSSGHSRAQQQSSPSIDDADRRFKCQECGKSYRHAGSLVNHKRCHQTGQYQCNICCKEYPHLAALQSHLRSHKGRPNSQSLGSEGDWLSSEPVTGLDSQQSFVHSQDQENGTTTPISLPGNLGDAAHFVSDGGHSSGLDSLEFHDRFDGSLAQGNSSHSPLPQNHRQTDRHMCSESSNMSNGYIGGMSFHNSGSTSLSGGSNNLKEGSRQRRGQDQHYGGGKRMENKDDDGEVYQCTVCGNHYASLRALRSHLRSHGINQGAGPSSALSPIGEQEWRRRPEGSQSGLLVCNVCGQSFSRKQDLLNHQLVHGPPRPDGSTQGLGGSSSNANGKMDGRNHICVDCGMFFADRHHLITHLCPGKARGGSLSKNMNGGKGMTGGAGTSSGVDHRQMADDRPHRCDQCGRGYRHPCSLLNHKKSHKTGVFRCLVCQKRYYNLLALKNHQRTHFDLKRHKCEECGKAFKIQKQLINHLRLHEEHRAKTGVRDHRVQSMNQHNGARYEGGPSQMQPMRMGDPKMQNQQMAPNYGQPQGYKKPYAGARAQQVDDGSGRRPFACDQCGRTYRHAGSLANHKNLHKIGEYHCNMCNSTYPNRLAMKNHLRMHFALKKFSCTECGRGFRNQRQLEMHTSNQLCKDLPGPSVVPPQLPPPPSYECNGCSDRFSTTTELASHSCTAQLPSSSACSSSVSLNSSGLSMDTVDLGSPEREERPFTCDLCGCSYKHASSLLNHKNTHKTGNFSCSYCDKPYTNYMALRNHMRIHTQKKRHICTTCGKAFRLARFLRNHQRVHEEGHTRFGCPTCGKSFQGRSGLARHRCGDNQVGIEGRRNDTAGTTEQEECRFTCEQCGRSYRHASSLLNHKNTHTVGIYHCAVCLKTYSNLLALKNHRRIHSETRRHRCPECGKGFRVSSQLQNHRRIHQKEREFACTQCQRSFPSQSSFRLHLQMQHGRGHKSSHHHHHHHHHHHQQHHQHSASSSGSSDLGWGSGLDLTLMQAQGLDPNGVSKPGSSRQQHHHQHHNVSSHKSHVCDQCGRGYRHASSLLNHKNSHKAGAYFCNSCQKEFSNLMAYKNHRRIHTEPKRYQCPDCGKAFRVSTQLVCHRRIHTKEKPFSCQQCDKRFSSKSNLRHHQKVHWNSSAPTSTIAMGAAGFLARR; this is encoded by the exons ATGATGCCCGGACATGACCACGACAAGCAGAAATCACCGGGATCCGAAGATGCTTGGGACAGGCCGTTCAAGTGTGACCAGTGTGACAGGACCTACCGGCATCATGGCAGTTTAGTCAACCACAAGAAGGCCCATCAGGAAGGCACTTACAAGTGTGCCATCTGTTACAAACAGTTCAGCAACCTGGCAGCCCTCAACGCCCACGAACGCACCCACTCAAAGTTTAAACCCCCTGGGATGTCCATGGGGAGCCTGGTGCAAGATTCATCTAATCCTCGCCCCCCTGCCCCCCAAAGTGACGACATAGCAGCCTGCTTTTGCCACCTTTGCCAGGTTTCCCTGCCCAATAAAAATGACTTTCAGGAGCACATTCTGTTACACAACGCAGCGTCATCTTCGCTGGGGCTGACGCGAAGTTTCCCTGGGATAGTGCCACATAATCTCAGCACTGTCCGATCTTCGGCAATCAACCCCTACACCCCAGCTCTTGGGGACCCTCTTCCCCTCCCACCCTTACCTGACAAACGTTATGATCAGATGCTAGGGCCTCCTGTCAATAGTGCAATTTACACTTGCGCATACTGTGGGTCTGGACATCCTGATTTAGAAAGCCTCAAAATTCACTACCTGACTCATGAACCTCACCCGACATCCCACGCTCAAGAGGGTCCTTCTGTTTTAAATTCCGATGGCCTGGGGTCAAATTCCCAGCCATCAGTGTCCTCATCCAGCGGGCACTCCAGGGCCCAGCAGCAGTCATCTCCATCCATTGATGACGCTGACCGCAGATTCAAGTGTCAAGAGTGTGGGAAAAGCTATCGGCACGCTGGGAGTCTAGTCAACCACAAGCGCTGCCATCAGACAGGACAGTACCAGTGCAACATTTGCTGCAAGGAGTATCCTCACCTTGCAGCCCTCCAGAGTCATCTGCGCAGTCACAAAGGTCGACCGAATTCCCAGAGTCTGGGCTCAGAAGGTGACTGGCTGTCGTCTGAACCCGTAACAGGCCTAGATTCCCAGCAAAGCTTTGTGCATTCTCAGGATCAGGAGAATGGCACAACAACACCCATCTCGCTTCCTGGTAACCTCGGGGACGCAGCCCATTTTGTCTCAGATGGTGGTCATAGTAGTGGCTTGGATTCGCTGGAGTTCCATGACAGGTTTGATGGCTCGCTTGCTCAGGGTAACTCCAGCCATTCTCCTCTTCCACAGAACCATCGCCAGACAGACCGGCACATGTGCTCTGAGTCAAGCAATATGTCCAATGGTTACATCGGTGGCATGAGCTTCCACAATTCGGGGAGCACCTCTTTGTCTGGAGGTAGCAACAACCTTAAAGAAGGCAGCCGGCAGAGACGCGGACAAGATCAGCATTACGGAGGAGGAAAGAGAATGGAGAACAAAGACGATGATGGAGAGGTCTACCAGTGCACAGTCTGTGGGAACCATTACGCCAGTCTCCGGGCTCTCCGCAGTCACCTGCGCAGCCATGGTATAAACCAAGGTGCAGGACCTTCCTCTGCCCTCTCACCCATAGGTGAGCAAGAGTGGAGGAGGCGACCAGAAGGTAGTCAGTCCGGTCTACTGGTCTGTAATGTCTGTGGCCAGAGTTTTAGCAGAAagcaggacctgctcaatcaccaGCTGGTCCATGGACCTCCCCGGCCCGACGGATCGACGCAGGGCTTGGGGGGCAGCAGCTCTAATGCTAATGGCAAAATGGATGGAAGGAACCACATTTGCGTTGACTGTGGCATGTTCTTTGCAGATCGCCATCACCTGATCACTCACCTGTGTCCAGGCAAGGCAAGAGGCGGATCCCTGAGCAAAAACATGAACGGAGGCAAAGGGATGACTGGTGGTGCTGGGACCAGCAGTGGCGTGGACCACCGGCAGATGGCCGATGATCGCCCCCACAGGTGCGACCAGTGCGGTAGGGGTTACAGACACCCCTGCTCCCTTCTCAACCACAAGAAATCACACAAGACTGGGGTCTTCCGCTGCCTTGTCTGCCAAAAACGCTACTACAACCTGCTGGCTCTCAAGAACCACCAGAGGACTCATTTTGACTTAAAGAG GCAcaagtgtgaggagtgtggcaaaGCCTTCAAGATCCAGAAGCAACTGATTAATCACCTGCGACTTCACGAAGAGCACCGAGCCAAGACTGGAGTGCGTGACCATCGAGTCCAAAGCATGAACCAACACAACGGAGCTCGCTATGAGGGGGGACCATCCCAGATGCAGCCCATGAGGATGGGTGACCCCAAGATGCAGAACCAGCAAATGGCCCCCAATTACGGCCAACCTCAAGGTTACAAGAAACCGTACGCTGGGGCCAGGGCTCAGCAGGTAGACGATGGCAGCGGCCGACGCCCCTTCGCCTGCGACCAGTGTGGACGCACCTACCGCCACGCCGGCAGCCTTGCGAACCACAAGAACCTGCACAAGATTGGCGAGTACCACTGTAACATGTGTAACTCCACATACCCAAACCGCTTGGCTATGAAGAACCACCTCCGCATGCATTTCGCTCTTAAGAAATTTTCCTGCACTGAATGCGGCAGGGGGTTTAGGAACCAGAGGCAGCTCGAGATGCACACTTCCAACCAGCTGTGCAAGGATCTTCCCGGTCCCAGCGTGGTGCCGCCACAgctccctcctcctcccagCTATGAGTGCAATGGCTGCTCGGATCGTTTCTCCACCACCACCGAGCTTGCCTCCCACAGCTGCACCGCCCAGCTTCCCTCATCCTCCGCTTgctcctcctctgtctctctgaacAGCTCCGGCTTGAGCATGGACACAGTGGACCTCGGCTCCCCCGAGCGCGAGGAGAGGCCTTTTACTTGCGACCTCTGTGGCTGTTCCTACAAGCATGCCAGCAGCCTGCTGAACCACAAGAACACGCACAAGACCGGCAACTTCAGCTGCTCCTATTGCGACAAGCCATACACCAACTACATGGCACTGCGTAACCACATGCGCATCCACACGCAGAAGAAACGCCACATCTGCACCACCTGCGGCAAGGCTTTCCGGCTGGCTCGCTTCCTCCGCAACCACCAGAGGGTCCACGAGGAAGGCCACACCCGCTTCGGCTGCCCCACCTGTGGGAAGAGTTTCCAGGGCCGCTCTGGGCTCGCCCGGCACCGCTGCGGGGACAACCAGGTAGGCATCGAGGGCAGGAGGAACGACACTGCAGGCACAACAGAGCAAGAAGAGTGCCGGTTCAC ATGTGAGCAGTGTGGCCGTTCCTACCGGCATGCCAGCTCTCTCCTGAACCACAAAAATACCCACACAGTCGGCATCTACCATTGCGCAGTGTGCCTCAAAACCTACTCCAACCTGCTCGCCCTCAAGAACCACCGTCGCATCCATTCGGAGACGCGAAGGCACCGCTGCCCTGAGTGCGGCAAGGGCTTTCGCGTCTCCTCTCAACTCCAGAACCACCGCCGCATCCACCAGAAGGAGCGAGAGTTTGCCTGTACCCAGTGCCAGCGCAGCTTCCCGAGCCAATCCAGCTTTCGTCTGCATTTACAGATGCAGCATGGGCGAGGCCACAAATcttcacaccaccaccaccaccaccaccatcatcaccatcagcAGCACCACCAACACTCGGCGTCTTCATCCGGGAGCTCCGATCTCGGCTGGGGCTCGGGACTGGACCTGACTTTGATGCAGGCGCAGGGACTGGACCCAAATGGCGTCTCCAAACCTGGCTCCAGCCGCCAGCAGCACCACCACCAGCATCACAACGTTTCCAGCCACAAGTCGCATGTCTGTGACCAGTGTGGCCGGGGATACCGGCACGCCAGCTCGCTGCTGAACCACAAGAACAGTCACAAGGCCGGTGCCTACTTCTGCAACTCCTGCCAGAAGGAGTTCTCCAACCTGATGGCATACAAGAACCACAGACGCATCCACACAGAGCCCAAACGATATCAGTGTCCAGACTGCGGCAAGGCCTTCCGGGTCTCCACGCAGCTCGTCTGCCACCGTCGCATACATACCAAGGAAAAGCCCTTCTCCTGCCAGCAGTGTGACAAACGTTTCTCCAGCAAATCCAACCTTCGGCACCACCAGAAGGTCCACTGGAACAGCTCGGCGCCCACCAGCACCATCGCCATGGGCGCCGCCGGCTTCTTGG